In the genome of Thalassospira sp. ER-Se-21-Dark, one region contains:
- the preA gene encoding NAD-dependent dihydropyrimidine dehydrogenase subunit PreA: MADLSCKIAGIDSLNPFWLASAPPTDKKYNVVRAFEAGWGGVVWKTLGIDPPVVNVSSRYGAHHDQNRRLLGINNIELISDRPLATNLQEIRECRKEYPDHVIIGSMMAPIEERAWKDLAQQIAESGVHGLELNLGCPHGMCERGMGSAIGQVPEMVEQVTRWVKDAVDIPVFTKLTPNITNILWSAEAALKGGADAVSLINTVNSIISVDIDNMVPEPVVDGKGTHGGYCGSAVKPIALNMVAEIARTPETRDLEISGIGGITTWKDAVEFMALGSNAVQVCTAAMIYGFRVVDDLIDGMSQWMDDKGYTSVEQFTRAAVPQVSDWNELNMNFDTKAVINPDNCIECGRCHIACEDTSHQAITMTDKPEGGRLFEVVDEECVGCNLCYHICPVPDCITMEPVKTDKPPMTWPEHPLNPMRVAAE, encoded by the coding sequence ATGGCTGATCTAAGCTGCAAAATCGCCGGTATTGATTCGCTAAACCCGTTCTGGCTGGCCTCCGCGCCGCCGACGGACAAGAAATACAACGTCGTTCGTGCCTTTGAAGCAGGTTGGGGCGGGGTTGTCTGGAAGACGCTGGGCATTGATCCGCCCGTGGTCAACGTGTCCTCGCGCTATGGCGCGCACCATGACCAGAACCGCCGCCTTCTTGGGATCAACAATATCGAGCTGATTTCCGACCGTCCGCTTGCCACCAACCTTCAGGAAATCCGCGAATGCCGGAAAGAGTATCCTGATCACGTCATCATCGGTTCGATGATGGCCCCGATCGAGGAACGCGCCTGGAAGGACCTGGCCCAGCAGATCGCCGAAAGCGGTGTGCATGGTCTGGAACTTAACCTTGGTTGCCCGCATGGCATGTGCGAACGCGGCATGGGATCGGCCATCGGTCAGGTGCCGGAAATGGTCGAACAGGTCACCCGTTGGGTCAAGGACGCGGTTGATATTCCGGTCTTTACCAAACTGACCCCGAACATCACCAACATCCTGTGGTCGGCCGAAGCCGCACTCAAGGGCGGTGCGGATGCCGTATCGCTGATTAACACCGTTAACTCGATCATTTCGGTTGATATCGACAATATGGTTCCGGAACCTGTTGTGGATGGCAAGGGCACCCATGGCGGCTATTGCGGATCAGCGGTCAAGCCGATTGCACTGAACATGGTGGCTGAAATCGCCCGCACGCCGGAAACCCGCGATCTTGAGATTTCCGGTATTGGTGGCATCACCACCTGGAAAGACGCGGTTGAATTCATGGCGCTGGGATCGAACGCCGTTCAGGTTTGCACGGCTGCGATGATTTATGGCTTCCGCGTGGTTGATGACCTGATTGACGGCATGAGCCAGTGGATGGATGACAAGGGCTACACCAGCGTCGAACAGTTCACCCGTGCTGCCGTTCCGCAAGTTTCCGACTGGAACGAGCTTAACATGAACTTCGACACCAAGGCGGTGATCAACCCGGATAACTGCATCGAGTGCGGTCGTTGCCATATCGCGTGTGAAGATACCTCCCACCAGGCAATCACCATGACCGACAAGCCCGAAGGCGGCCGTCTGTTTGAAGTGGTCGATGAGGAATGTGTTGGCTGTAACCTTTGCTATCACATCTGCCCGGTGCCCGATTGCATCACCATGGAGCCGGTCAAGACCGACAAGCCGCCAATGACCTGGCCGGAACATCCGCTTAATCCCATGCGCGTGGCTGCTGAATAA
- a CDS encoding acyl-CoA thioesterase, with protein MTLVSDATDTLPDRQPSVRAVAMPSDTNPTGDIFGGWLMSQMDLAAGTAAARRAKGRTATVFVDSMSFLRPVHVGDEVSFFTEIIHVGRTSLRIHVQAWRQTRFEETSDKVTEGIFTFVALDDGGRPRPLDPDPEDALSEA; from the coding sequence ATGACCCTTGTAAGCGATGCCACCGACACCCTCCCCGACCGTCAACCGTCGGTGCGTGCCGTTGCCATGCCGTCTGATACCAACCCGACCGGGGATATCTTTGGCGGCTGGTTAATGTCGCAAATGGACCTTGCCGCCGGAACTGCGGCCGCAAGGCGGGCCAAAGGCCGAACTGCAACCGTCTTTGTCGACAGCATGTCGTTCCTGCGCCCGGTCCATGTCGGCGATGAAGTGTCGTTCTTCACCGAAATCATCCATGTCGGGCGCACATCCCTTCGCATCCATGTCCAGGCCTGGCGCCAGACGCGGTTTGAAGAAACATCCGACAAGGTGACCGAAGGTATCTTTACCTTTGTCGCGCTCGATGATGGCGGTCGCCCCCGCCCGCTTGATCCCGACCCGGAAGACGCCTTGTCCGAGGCCTGA
- a CDS encoding Zn-dependent hydrolase, with product MTVQPSVRNLSIDGDRLWDSLMEMAKIGKTAKDGVCRLALTDLDRESRDLFIDWCKAEGCSIRIDKMGNIFARREGRNPDLPPVVMGSHLDSQPTGGKYDGVYGVLSGLEVIRTLNEAKYETEAPLEVVCWTNEEGSRFAPAMVASGVFAKVFDLEYGHSRADVDGKTMGEELERIGYMGPDEATIDAHPMGAYFEAHIEQGPILEDEGKDIGIVTDAQGQRWYEIKFTGVEAHAGPTPMKTRKDALLGAARVVDLVNKIGLDRSPLACATVGMMQIHPNSRNVIPGEVFFTVDFRHPDDAVLADMDKALREGVEKIAKDIGLQTELEQIFYYAPVPFDKSCVDAVRMGAELGGFSAREIVSGAGHDACYLAQVCPTAMIFIPCVDGISHNEIEEVHKHWSDAGGQVLLHAVLAKADETVMQK from the coding sequence ATGACTGTTCAACCCAGTGTACGTAACCTGTCAATTGATGGTGACCGCCTTTGGGATAGCCTGATGGAAATGGCCAAGATCGGCAAAACCGCAAAGGACGGCGTTTGCCGTCTGGCGCTGACCGATCTTGACCGTGAAAGCCGTGATCTGTTCATCGACTGGTGCAAGGCAGAGGGCTGCTCGATCCGGATCGACAAGATGGGCAATATCTTTGCCCGCCGCGAAGGCCGTAACCCGGATCTGCCCCCGGTCGTGATGGGAAGCCACCTTGATAGCCAACCTACGGGCGGCAAGTATGATGGTGTTTATGGTGTTCTTTCGGGGCTGGAAGTGATCCGCACGCTCAATGAAGCCAAATACGAAACCGAAGCGCCGCTTGAAGTCGTTTGCTGGACGAACGAGGAAGGCTCGCGCTTTGCCCCGGCCATGGTGGCATCTGGCGTCTTTGCCAAGGTGTTTGACCTTGAATACGGCCATTCCCGTGCGGATGTTGATGGCAAAACCATGGGCGAGGAGTTGGAGCGTATCGGCTATATGGGGCCGGACGAAGCCACCATTGATGCCCATCCGATGGGGGCCTATTTCGAAGCCCACATCGAACAGGGCCCGATCCTTGAAGATGAAGGCAAGGATATCGGTATTGTCACCGATGCCCAGGGCCAGCGGTGGTATGAAATCAAGTTCACCGGTGTCGAAGCCCATGCGGGTCCGACCCCGATGAAAACCCGTAAGGATGCATTGCTTGGTGCGGCACGCGTGGTTGATCTGGTCAACAAGATCGGCCTGGATCGCTCCCCGCTTGCCTGTGCGACGGTCGGCATGATGCAAATCCATCCGAACTCGCGCAACGTCATCCCGGGCGAGGTGTTCTTTACCGTTGATTTCCGCCATCCCGATGATGCAGTTCTGGCCGATATGGACAAGGCATTGCGTGAAGGTGTGGAAAAGATTGCCAAAGATATCGGCCTTCAGACCGAGCTTGAGCAGATATTTTATTACGCACCGGTGCCGTTCGACAAATCCTGTGTCGATGCGGTGCGCATGGGGGCCGAACTTGGCGGGTTCTCTGCGCGTGAAATCGTTTCGGGTGCGGGGCATGATGCCTGCTATCTGGCACAAGTGTGCCCGACGGCGATGATTTTCATCCCGTGTGTTGATGGCATTTCACATAACGAGATCGAAGAAGTGCATAAACACTGGTCGGATGCCGGTGGTCAGGTTCTGCTGCATGCGGTTCTGGCCAAGGCCGATGAAACCGTGATGCAAAAATAG
- a CDS encoding U32 family peptidase C-terminal domain-containing protein — translation MSNQSRRSELLMPAGSLEKLKVAVLYGADAVYMGTPDLSLRVKSQMSLDDVVEGIDFAHSHGVRVYLTLNLFSHNKDIDKLPEYVDTVRKVRPDGLIVADPGVFMFVREHAPELDLHVSTQANVCSWQSVKFWQSIGAKLVVLGREVSYEELTEIREKCQDIKIEAFVHGSMCMTYSGRCLLSNFMAERGANQGACANSCRWKYKVHMKLKDGTVKELKLTEENLEMFDFFLEEDMRPGELMEIQEDERGSYILNSRDLCIMPKLEDYLKIGVDSLKVEGRGKSPYYAGLVARAYRMAIDDWYKDPENWSAEEYMKELATIPNRGYTLAFHDGRLTNYAHGYDSNTNVSDWEFAGMIEEVEDDAFIMSVKNRMLPGDVIEIVPPRTRQTIFIRMYEFIDAKTGKVGEAVHANTHPRIRLPFSLFEQEDPEFLKRETLPMTIVRKEKALSEDEWQRLKLDQEGHKIELGKGNEERYDAKREALQTALDDRQKERSFRTPRVGTKGCCGRGCNGCLIFWHDESYAKAREILAKRKQGEMLEKDGKTIAAE, via the coding sequence ATGAGTAATCAATCGCGCCGTTCCGAATTGCTGATGCCCGCAGGCTCGCTCGAAAAGCTGAAAGTTGCTGTGCTCTATGGCGCGGACGCCGTTTACATGGGCACGCCGGACCTGTCGCTGCGTGTTAAAAGCCAGATGTCACTCGATGACGTGGTCGAGGGCATCGACTTTGCCCACAGCCACGGTGTGCGTGTTTACCTCACACTGAACCTTTTTTCGCATAACAAGGACATCGACAAGCTTCCGGAATATGTCGATACCGTGCGCAAGGTTCGCCCGGATGGCCTGATCGTGGCTGATCCGGGTGTTTTCATGTTTGTCCGTGAACATGCACCGGAGCTTGATTTGCATGTGTCGACACAGGCAAACGTTTGTTCCTGGCAATCTGTAAAATTCTGGCAGAGCATCGGGGCAAAGCTTGTGGTGCTCGGCCGTGAAGTTTCCTACGAGGAACTCACCGAAATCCGCGAAAAATGCCAAGACATCAAGATCGAGGCCTTTGTGCATGGCTCCATGTGCATGACCTATTCCGGTCGTTGCCTGCTGTCGAACTTCATGGCTGAACGCGGCGCAAACCAGGGCGCGTGCGCAAACTCGTGCCGCTGGAAATACAAAGTCCACATGAAGCTCAAGGATGGCACGGTCAAGGAACTCAAACTGACCGAGGAAAACCTCGAAATGTTTGATTTCTTCCTTGAAGAAGACATGCGTCCGGGCGAGCTGATGGAAATTCAGGAAGACGAGCGCGGCTCCTATATCCTGAACTCGCGCGATCTGTGCATCATGCCGAAGCTTGAAGATTATCTGAAGATCGGTGTCGACAGCCTCAAGGTCGAGGGGCGTGGCAAAAGCCCGTATTACGCCGGCCTCGTTGCCCGTGCGTACCGTATGGCGATTGATGACTGGTACAAGGATCCGGAAAACTGGTCAGCCGAAGAATATATGAAGGAACTGGCGACCATCCCGAACCGGGGTTACACGCTGGCCTTCCATGACGGGCGCCTGACCAATTATGCGCACGGCTATGACAGCAACACCAATGTGTCAGATTGGGAATTTGCCGGAATGATCGAGGAAGTCGAAGACGACGCCTTTATCATGTCGGTCAAAAACCGCATGCTGCCCGGTGATGTGATCGAGATTGTCCCGCCGCGTACGCGCCAGACCATCTTCATCCGCATGTATGAATTCATTGATGCCAAAACCGGCAAGGTCGGTGAAGCGGTGCATGCCAATACCCATCCGCGCATCCGTCTGCCATTCAGCCTGTTTGAACAGGAAGACCCGGAATTCCTGAAACGTGAAACCCTGCCGATGACCATCGTGCGCAAGGAAAAGGCCCTGTCGGAAGACGAATGGCAGCGCCTGAAACTTGATCAGGAAGGCCACAAGATCGAGTTGGGCAAAGGCAACGAAGAACGCTATGATGCCAAACGCGAAGCACTTCAGACCGCCCTTGATGATCGCCAGAAGGAACGCTCCTTCCGCACCCCGCGCGTTGGCACCAAGGGCTGCTGTGGCCGGGGTTGCAACGGCTGCCTGATCTTCTGGCACGATGAAAGCTACGCCAAGGCGCGCGAAATTCTTGCCAAACGCAAACAGGGCGAAATGCTGGAAAAAGACGGCAAGACGATTGCTGCTGAATAA
- a CDS encoding alanine/glycine:cation symporter family protein: MFWKKTAAASAVAMMSATLPQIALAQEVGLDERINQAIAPISNVIAGTMFYSVPIAGTEFPLIVGWLVVAATIFTLYFGFVQFRRFGHAISLVKGDYSHPEDAGEVSHFQALATALSGTVGLGNIAGVAVAVSIGGPGATFWMILAGLLGMASKFTECTLGVKYRNEYDDGRVSGGPMYYLSKGLAEKGKPGLGKVLAILFSICCIGGAVGGGNMFQANQAFQQVVNVTGGENSFLAGSGWLFGLIMAIIVGVVIIGGIKSIAKVTEKIVPLMAVIYVTAGMIIILSNITMVGDAFAQIFVGAFTGAGVAGGVIGALIQGFKRAAFSNEAGIGSAAIAHAAVRTKEPVTEGYVALLEPFIDTVVICTMTALVITISGELNSGLTGVELTSAAFASAFTWFPLILALAVVLFAFSTMLSWSYYGLKSWTYLVGEGKGKEIIFKLFFCLCVIVGASMSLGPVIDFSDSMIFAMAIPNIIGLYFLMPVVRGEIKQYWAKIESGEIKKVK, encoded by the coding sequence ATGTTCTGGAAAAAGACAGCAGCGGCCAGCGCCGTTGCAATGATGTCGGCCACCCTGCCGCAAATCGCACTTGCGCAGGAAGTCGGCCTTGATGAAAGAATCAATCAGGCGATCGCACCGATTTCAAATGTGATTGCCGGCACCATGTTCTATTCCGTGCCGATTGCCGGCACGGAATTTCCCCTTATTGTCGGCTGGCTTGTTGTTGCCGCCACTATTTTCACGCTTTATTTCGGCTTTGTTCAGTTCCGTCGCTTCGGCCACGCGATTTCGCTGGTCAAGGGCGACTATTCCCATCCCGAGGATGCCGGCGAGGTATCCCACTTTCAGGCCCTTGCCACCGCCCTTTCGGGCACGGTCGGGCTTGGCAATATTGCCGGTGTCGCAGTCGCTGTTTCGATTGGCGGACCGGGGGCAACATTCTGGATGATCCTGGCCGGACTTTTGGGCATGGCATCGAAATTCACCGAATGTACGCTGGGCGTTAAATACCGTAACGAATATGACGACGGGCGCGTTTCGGGTGGCCCGATGTATTACCTGTCGAAGGGCCTGGCTGAAAAAGGCAAACCGGGCCTTGGCAAGGTTCTGGCCATCCTGTTTTCGATCTGCTGTATTGGCGGTGCTGTTGGCGGCGGCAATATGTTTCAGGCTAATCAGGCCTTCCAGCAGGTGGTCAATGTCACCGGCGGGGAAAACAGCTTTTTGGCCGGATCGGGCTGGTTGTTTGGCCTGATCATGGCAATCATTGTTGGCGTCGTGATCATTGGCGGCATCAAATCGATCGCCAAGGTCACCGAAAAGATCGTGCCGCTGATGGCGGTGATTTACGTGACCGCCGGCATGATCATTATCCTCTCAAACATCACCATGGTTGGTGATGCCTTTGCCCAGATCTTTGTCGGCGCCTTTACCGGTGCCGGTGTTGCCGGCGGTGTGATTGGTGCACTGATACAGGGCTTCAAACGTGCCGCCTTCTCGAACGAGGCCGGTATTGGCTCAGCCGCCATCGCCCACGCAGCCGTCCGCACCAAGGAACCGGTCACAGAGGGCTATGTTGCCCTTCTTGAACCGTTCATTGATACGGTGGTGATCTGCACCATGACCGCTCTTGTGATCACCATCAGTGGCGAGTTGAATTCTGGTCTGACCGGGGTTGAGCTGACCTCGGCGGCCTTTGCATCGGCCTTTACGTGGTTCCCGCTGATCCTTGCACTGGCTGTTGTGCTGTTTGCCTTTTCGACCATGCTGTCATGGTCCTATTACGGTCTTAAAAGCTGGACCTATCTGGTGGGTGAAGGCAAAGGCAAGGAGATCATTTTCAAGCTGTTCTTCTGCCTGTGCGTGATCGTCGGGGCATCCATGAGCCTCGGTCCCGTGATTGATTTCTCGGACTCCATGATCTTTGCCATGGCAATCCCCAACATTATCGGCCTTTATTTCCTGATGCCGGTGGTGCGCGGGGAGATCAAGCAATATTGGGCCAAAATCGAAAGCGGCGAGATCAAAAAGGTCAAGTAA
- a CDS encoding transporter substrate-binding domain-containing protein, with translation MAQQSDGNKPAADTSRSNCRTITIGGPTSWQPISYIAKDGRQTGLGIDIIREYAKRENLDVRVDIEMPWARTLDLLFQGEIDVTAGAYFKTERQRLYHYSDPFYEDDIMVFQHVDRRFGYRQISDLRGYRGARPHGGSLGNEIDSYSSQNLDVIYSPTIDRIFDLLVAGHVDYVLLGRYDGLATLRKLGIQDEIIAVDPPVARNPVHLMFSRNSPCRRHIQQINALIAELGDRGILQERIEYHLGQTVFDLDNGS, from the coding sequence ATGGCTCAGCAGTCCGATGGCAACAAACCTGCCGCTGACACATCCAGATCAAATTGCAGAACCATCACAATCGGCGGCCCAACAAGTTGGCAGCCGATTTCTTATATTGCAAAGGACGGGCGCCAAACTGGTCTTGGTATCGATATCATCAGGGAATATGCCAAACGCGAAAACCTTGATGTCAGGGTTGATATTGAGATGCCTTGGGCCAGAACCCTTGATTTGCTGTTTCAGGGTGAAATCGACGTCACAGCAGGTGCATATTTCAAGACCGAACGACAACGGCTTTACCACTATAGCGACCCCTTCTACGAAGACGATATCATGGTTTTCCAGCATGTGGATCGGCGCTTTGGCTATCGCCAGATCAGCGACCTTCGGGGGTATCGCGGAGCGCGCCCGCATGGTGGCAGCCTTGGAAACGAGATCGATAGCTATTCAAGCCAGAATCTCGACGTTATTTACTCTCCAACAATTGATCGCATCTTTGACCTGCTTGTTGCAGGTCATGTCGATTATGTTCTGCTGGGTCGCTATGATGGGCTGGCGACGCTTCGTAAACTTGGCATTCAGGACGAGATCATCGCTGTTGATCCTCCGGTGGCACGTAACCCCGTGCATCTGATGTTTTCACGCAACAGCCCCTGTCGCCGTCATATTCAACAGATCAATGCGTTAATTGCAGAGCTTGGCGATCGCGGTATTTTGCAAGAACGCATCGAATACCATCTTGGTCAAACCGTGTTTGATTTGGATAACGGAAGCTAG
- a CDS encoding universal stress protein yields the protein MTDQPILVGYDGTDAAQRAVEFAGKRATAEGCAIHLVYVLEWSPYSFLSTQELEERHQRRTEELSRAEETLKPALDALNKLKIPVTSEVRYGHSGELICKIAEDKGACQIIVGRKGGSTLGARLLGSLPLTLVQASPVPVTVVP from the coding sequence ATGACCGATCAGCCAATTCTTGTGGGCTATGACGGAACAGATGCCGCACAGCGCGCCGTGGAATTTGCGGGCAAACGCGCAACAGCCGAAGGCTGTGCAATTCATCTGGTTTACGTTCTTGAATGGTCCCCCTACAGCTTCCTGTCGACACAGGAACTTGAAGAACGCCATCAACGGCGAACAGAAGAACTGTCGCGGGCGGAGGAAACCCTCAAGCCCGCGTTGGACGCGCTGAACAAACTTAAAATACCGGTAACTTCGGAAGTCCGTTACGGCCATTCCGGCGAATTGATCTGCAAAATCGCCGAAGACAAAGGCGCCTGTCAGATCATTGTCGGCAGGAAGGGTGGATCGACTTTGGGGGCACGGCTGCTGGGCAGTTTGCCGCTTACCCTGGTTCAGGCATCGCCTGTTCCGGTCACTGTCGTTCCGTAA
- a CDS encoding TetR/AcrR family transcriptional regulator produces the protein MSTKPAVNGAHKAAIRQENEEQILAAAERVFADFGFKGATTARIAEIANVPKANVHYYFSTKEALYRRIMEDVCDHWLEAAMTFDNSADPAFILRGYIEAKMDLSRVRPYGSRLWAHEIIRGAKFSSEYISTTVKNWLDSRVEVIRGWIDEGKMDDVEPYTLMYMIFATTQHYADFGRQIEIFNNDKPLTDAQFAEAKENVVRIILKGVGLT, from the coding sequence ATGAGCACAAAACCCGCAGTAAACGGCGCACACAAGGCCGCGATCCGACAGGAAAACGAAGAACAGATTCTGGCCGCTGCCGAACGGGTCTTTGCCGATTTCGGGTTCAAGGGGGCGACCACCGCGCGGATTGCCGAAATCGCCAATGTTCCAAAGGCCAATGTGCATTACTATTTCAGCACCAAAGAGGCGCTTTATCGTCGCATCATGGAAGATGTCTGCGACCACTGGCTCGAAGCGGCAATGACATTCGATAACAGTGCCGACCCCGCCTTCATTCTGCGTGGCTATATCGAGGCCAAGATGGATTTGTCGCGCGTGCGTCCATACGGGTCGCGGCTTTGGGCACATGAAATCATCCGTGGCGCCAAATTCTCGTCGGAATATATCTCGACCACGGTGAAAAACTGGCTCGATAGCCGCGTGGAAGTCATTCGGGGCTGGATTGACGAGGGCAAGATGGATGATGTCGAACCCTATACCCTGATGTACATGATCTTTGCCACCACCCAGCACTATGCCGACTTTGGCCGCCAGATCGAGATTTTCAACAATGACAAGCCACTGACCGACGCACAGTTTGCCGAGGCCAAGGAAAATGTCGTGCGCATCATATTGAAAGGTGTCGGACTGACCTGA
- a CDS encoding NAD(P)-dependent oxidoreductase, with translation MTTLQAKQASKSGAVHGGAGHNDADDGFSDLHPAYSTLQAMAESNRCLYCYDAPCVTACPTSIDIPSFIRKISTGNPDGAAKTILSANIMGGTCARACPTEVLCEEACVRNVAEDTAVEIGSLQRYAVDHLMARDLPHPFKRAPKTGKTIAVVGAGPAGLSCAHRAAMLGHDVVVFEAKPKPGGLNEYGLAAYKMTNDFAQREVEFLLGIGGIEIEYNKALGKDINLADLKAKYDAVFVGVGLGSTNDLGLKGEDFPGVDDAINFIEKLRQTEPKSDMPVGNNVIVIGGGNTAIDAAVQAKRLGAEEVTLVYRRGPENMSATEFEQDLAKTNGVVVRYWAKPVAIKANGKLMGMEFEKTELDASGKLVGTGETFEVRADQILKAIGQKIKTDDLAGMEITGGKIVVDKNYQTTAPGVFAGGDCIKSGEDLTVQSVEDGKQAAIAIDAFLKTA, from the coding sequence ATGACCACCTTGCAGGCCAAGCAAGCTTCAAAATCCGGTGCCGTTCATGGCGGTGCTGGTCACAATGACGCAGATGACGGCTTTTCCGATCTGCATCCGGCCTATTCCACGCTTCAGGCCATGGCGGAAAGCAACCGCTGCCTGTATTGCTATGACGCGCCATGCGTGACCGCATGTCCGACATCAATCGATATTCCATCCTTCATTCGCAAAATCAGCACCGGCAACCCGGATGGTGCGGCAAAGACCATTTTGTCGGCCAACATCATGGGCGGCACCTGTGCGCGCGCCTGCCCGACCGAAGTGCTGTGTGAAGAGGCCTGCGTTCGTAACGTCGCCGAAGATACCGCCGTTGAGATCGGCAGCCTGCAACGATACGCGGTTGATCATCTGATGGCGCGCGATCTGCCCCATCCATTCAAACGTGCGCCAAAAACCGGCAAGACCATTGCCGTTGTCGGTGCCGGTCCGGCGGGCCTTTCATGTGCGCACCGTGCGGCGATGCTGGGCCATGACGTTGTCGTGTTCGAAGCCAAGCCGAAACCGGGCGGGCTTAATGAATATGGTCTTGCTGCCTATAAGATGACCAACGATTTCGCCCAGCGCGAAGTTGAATTCCTTCTGGGCATTGGCGGGATTGAAATCGAATATAACAAGGCGCTTGGCAAGGACATCAACCTTGCCGACCTCAAAGCCAAATACGATGCCGTGTTTGTCGGTGTCGGCCTTGGCTCGACCAATGATCTTGGCCTTAAGGGTGAAGATTTCCCGGGCGTTGATGACGCAATCAATTTCATCGAAAAACTGCGCCAGACCGAACCGAAATCCGATATGCCGGTTGGCAACAACGTGATCGTCATTGGCGGTGGCAACACCGCAATCGATGCCGCGGTTCAGGCCAAGCGTCTTGGTGCCGAGGAAGTCACCCTGGTGTATCGTCGCGGTCCTGAAAACATGTCCGCGACCGAGTTCGAACAGGATTTGGCCAAAACCAATGGCGTTGTTGTGCGTTACTGGGCAAAACCGGTTGCGATCAAGGCCAATGGCAAGCTGATGGGCATGGAGTTCGAAAAAACCGAACTTGATGCCAGTGGCAAACTTGTTGGTACTGGCGAAACCTTTGAAGTGCGTGCAGACCAGATTTTGAAGGCCATCGGACAAAAAATCAAAACCGATGACCTTGCCGGCATGGAGATCACCGGTGGCAAGATCGTGGTCGATAAAAACTATCAGACAACCGCCCCGGGCGTGTTCGCCGGTGGGGATTGCATCAAGAGTGGCGAAGACCTGACTGTTCAGTCGGTCGAGGATGGCAAACAGGCCGCCATCGCCATTGATGCATTCCTGAAAACCGCCTGA
- a CDS encoding transporter substrate-binding domain-containing protein gives MSVGGADGWEPITYIRDDGQQTGLAIDILQDYANRHDLKLDLNLDIPWTRAIQMLTNGELDVIAGAYFTQERDQVHFYSAPFANDDIMVFQRNDNRFPVVELSDLIGYDGARPQGGSYGDYIDRFAEQRLNMIFSPTGNRIFDVLMNGRVDYVILGRFDGLTNIYRDNLIDEIILVEPPIDSNKVHFMFSRKSPCMGHVRNLNILIEQLAEDGTLDQWTENHLLDVSEGAS, from the coding sequence TTGTCTGTTGGCGGCGCAGACGGTTGGGAGCCGATCACCTATATCCGTGATGATGGCCAACAGACCGGACTTGCGATCGACATTTTGCAAGATTACGCCAACCGTCACGATTTGAAGCTTGATCTCAATCTCGACATTCCCTGGACACGCGCCATTCAGATGCTGACCAATGGCGAACTGGATGTGATTGCCGGGGCCTATTTCACCCAAGAGCGCGATCAGGTCCACTTTTACAGTGCGCCATTTGCCAATGACGACATCATGGTCTTTCAACGCAACGACAATCGTTTTCCGGTTGTCGAGCTGAGTGATCTGATCGGGTATGACGGTGCGCGTCCGCAAGGTGGCAGTTACGGCGATTATATCGACCGCTTTGCCGAACAACGGCTGAACATGATCTTCTCCCCCACCGGCAATCGCATCTTTGACGTCTTGATGAATGGGCGGGTCGATTATGTGATACTGGGGCGCTTTGACGGGCTGACCAATATCTATCGCGATAACCTGATCGACGAGATCATCTTGGTCGAACCACCGATTGACAGCAACAAGGTCCATTTCATGTTTTCACGCAAAAGCCCATGCATGGGCCATGTCCGAAACCTGAATATCCTGATCGAACAGCTTGCCGAAGACGGAACGCTTGATCAGTGGACAGAGAACCATCTTCTTGATGTGTCCGAAGGGGCGAGTTAA